The Topomyia yanbarensis strain Yona2022 chromosome 3, ASM3024719v1, whole genome shotgun sequence nucleotide sequence aaTAAAAGCGATGGTGCTAGCCGATTTGTAGGTGTaataaaacttcatgaaactcagctgaagacaccTAACTACAAAACATGAACGAGAGCTAAAATACTGTTGTTCactatttttcagtttgtgaccacggtgcggcgtctcacccgtggcggtggtcagctattttcgttcgCGTCCCTTATCGccaatttttataaagtgattcatcagcagtgctatctttgaaaatgaaccatcttggttatgcaactaattttttccgatctttttttaaatgcaaataattaagcaatcttcatttcgttatattctgaattgcacatattttgtcgcatgaacttttaaatgtactttcattttatggcattgtaagggaacacgtatccgccggttgatgccaatcgagctgacatttctttagactaagcaaactaatttatttgtttgtttagtgtttatttgaccaactaggaaacgaatcgagtgggtctttaatgcgtgtgGAAATACGCGTGGTCTTATCTGAGTGAATGacatttgaattatgtatgagggtggagaattgacaattcgcaagatcaattcaaatccaattaccaatttgcggcaatcatttcagcacgaggaacaaatgttttatggtcatatttaatgttttacttttagtccattaactcatcagtcaattatactgagctaagaataagtacgtactatttggaaacgggaggtgtttgattcgtgcatgatgttaatatcgtttaggaacgcagcatttatattttttctgtttcacgtcttcattgtaatatcggaacgtttactcgaacgaggtggaaaatttcaagttacgggatctgaatatgcttgtgattataccaaCAAGGACCAATTATAAATTTTGCCACGCTATTAGAAGGAAGGGATATAACTAATTGTGACATACATGGgaggggagcacgtcatgtgctttgacgcaaacggtcgttttacgcacgattgcgccatgtatataggtaattccatagaacatgaacacttttgcgagtagcggaattaatgtgctactacaaaatgaaggaaaaactaaaatcatttgattcgtattagaccaaagGCAAAAATAGCGTGGTAATATGACGGGaagttagttagtattgggtaatctttgcgtgacataatttatgaatgttccgcaataccacttttaaactcattgtttacgttccattttacattgtcgacaacactcccgacagccggctgtccggagttcaagttgttttcgatgaaacaatcttGATAAACGATTACCcagaacatttacgtatcctacagtcaataaactattcaaacatcttaagcacgaaaatatattctcagtcgcatcgcttgcttgaagcgaatcctgactaacaacccacccatgGGAGTGTCAcagagtcggggccttccgttaagtaagtaccacatcaacgcttcctttctcatcccaagttacggtaaagatggtcatggcgcgcaatggtggctctcaggcgaaattctcgcctttttacgcaacgcaacgcaacggtgcggcgtctcaccctCTCATTCCAGCAATTacctttttttaaatgttcatggaaatttgatgatttttttcatgccaaaaaccatttcacagtattttagaaacttgttgcaattaataaaaatgatttcatcaaatattgaatggtttactttggcGCAgtatcgatttttagaaatgtgcggcatctctctccACATTACCctacaataaaaaataattacgtaGCGTTTAATTAAGAAGTACATTACACTAGATGTCGGGCACTGAAAAAATTCATGGAAAAATACAGATTCATGATTAAAGAGATGGCCGTGGTAATATTATTTACAGCAGTGAGAACAATCCTATTAAGCTCTTCATCACTATCGTCGCTTGCATAACATGGCGAACGCATCTGGGATAATGAGCCTGTTTTCGTCATGTTCCGAAtttgattacggcttaaaagccaacttcaaaatgctctttgaaaggaaattgcGGACAAACCGTCACTGGCTAAACATAgttccacagagaacagacgcccatcttcagcattcaacttgtgtaaaatctctaacggtttcgaaggtagttgggatatccaatcTCGGTCTCTATCAACAGACAgtgtcgaactaacattccttcccttcctcgGTAGAACAGCATTGGTCGTGGCCGGCGTCATTATTGACCATTTTTAAGAAAGTGATAATAATTTACTCCTCCCAAGTACcattttttgtttcattgtgCATTTTCACTCGTTAGgtgcaactgaaaaaaattcaatcgtaacttctatttgcttcaaacaacttaaaatccatatgaagaaaaaatgctaatgttatcacgcgcacacataccttctatgtgtcagctgtataaactatgtatgcgcatacataagttatatgtgtgtattgttatagaatcgggttttatgtgccttatagttatgaaatgtgcaTGTAAGATATtgcttgtaaatacacacattaggtttatgaaCCAGCAAATGGTAGCTATATGTCACCGCTAATTgcaaaaaataatgtgtaaaatcaataggtatAACATATATATTTTCATCAGTGTAAGCTAAGCTTACACACCCTCCCCCGCATTCCTAAATAAGTTGAcaagaagacaacattgaactaatgctgattaagttattttttgtttcaatcaaTCAACTACTAATCAAACACTAGCACAAGCACTAGATCAATGAGCTGAGCTCTGACACATTATGAGCTTGTGCATATGAATACGACGGCGTTTTTGATATTTGTATAACAATGAAAGTAAGTCGGAAGAATTGGAGAAGTCGGAAGTAAGAATgaagtcggttgtcacggtaaagatggacacgtatatctgtaccaggacacatgctaatgaactcgggtgattcgtagttatgctgcctaagctcgaccctccttagcagaagacaaagattaagcccgtacgatattaagcctgttctaatgaccctgccacttctagtttcccGATCTGTTTACATCCtggctctcacttgagtactatggctctaattttcataactttccctacccagtaatctctagctaatagaatgtcgttaaaatgtaaaaaatgaaagTATGTTATGTGCGATTAGCAAGATTCAACATTTTCAAATACCTGGGTCGATATTTTATGTGCgaatttatttcaatattttcatatttttttcgccATTACAGATCAATCACAGTATTATATTCAACTGTAAATACGATGGCCGAATTCTTGCCACTCTGTGATGTACTGTTCAACGTGATCTCTCTGGCCGGTTACTTCTGCGATGTTGTCTTCGATGTCGTGCTCGGCTATGCACTATACGAAAGGCAGAAGTTTACCTACTTTGCTGCCGTTATCGTGATTGTCAGTTTTTCACTAGTAATCTCACAGGTTTGTACACCCTCTTTTAGTTTGTGAAAGGTGTCCATCTAGTGCATTCATTTATTTTCCAGATTGTTTCCGTACGATGGTATTTAAACAAACGAAAGCTGAGAAGTTCGACTACCGCAACTACAGGACCACCATCCGAAGGCCACGACCACTCAGAAAACAGCatggagaaaaaaaagaaaaaatcaccAGATGAAGTGCTAACTAAAACGGCCAAATACAGCCGATACGCCGTACTGGCACTTCACGCCACGCAATTAGGTGTATTATGGCGTTACGCTAAGCTCTTCGTTCCCGTGGATTTACGCCATGTGAAACATGAGGTCCGAGACCTATGCATGCTACGGCTGGTGCATGCGTTCTGCGAGGCAGCACCCATGCTTTTACTGCAACTATATGTACTAGTGAATCTTCAGAATGAGAACCACCTCAGCACGCTCAAGCTGAAAGCTCTGGCCAGTGGACATCATTTATCAACGACAGCTTTAGTCCAGCAGACCAGCATTGCCGAACAACAACAGAAAACATTTCGCGATCTTAATATGGTCTCAGCTACACTATCTCTTTTCAGTGTTTGCTGGGCTCTGGCCAGTTTTAGTAAAAATGTTCGTTTACAAAACGTACACCGGTTGGTGCTGACATGGCTTGGAGTCATATTTCAATTCCTGTGGCGATTGGGTACAGTGATATCGCGTGTAATTTCGTTGACCGTTTACGCATCGGTTTACAGTCATTGGGTGTTTCTGGTTATCAGTGAGTTTGTCCGATGATGTTCACGACGGTTTACTAATCTctatttatttctttttcaattagTCCTACATTGGATCTCGATGTTTTTATGGCTTATCTCACCGAAAAACGTATTTCACGGGGAACGAATATCGAGACTAAAAAAGGCAATGTTGGGCGGCCTAATAGCGTTCGTGTACATTTTCGCATATATCAATCTACAGGAAGTTCGACATCGGCAGAAAATGGTCAGTGGAATTGATTTTCGATGGCTGTGTTTTATGATATACATGTTTAACATGTATGTTTCTATTACAGCTTACCTTTTACGTCGTGATGTTCATGGAGAACTGTCTGCTGGTATGTCTGTGGATGGTTGGCATTTGGCCTAACCGTCCTGAGGGTTGGTACATGATACCTATATTAGTATTGTGTAGTTTTGGTGTTGGTTTATTCTTCATGGTTGTGTATTACCGATATTTTCATGTACGCCGGTTAGGCTATGAAGCAGGTGGTCGGGTTCCGTGTAGTGGAAGGACTAACAAGTGTAATCATGATGCATGCCGCTGCCAGGAAAGCTCACAACAGTtggaaactggaaaatccaTGGGAGGATGTGGAAATCAAAAGTACCCTCATGTCATACCGGGTGTGTTTAACTGCCGTTTTTCGAATCCGGTGAATGCTGCAACTAAACGGAAAAAAAAGAAACCAACCACCTTTGTTCCACCACCGAATTTCGCCATTCAAACCAATAACACCGAGCATGAAGCTCCTATCGGACCAATGGCAATTCCGTTCTGGCGACGGCCTCTTCCAAGATCGCATACTGGAGGGTCTAGCGAAAATGATGGCAGTAGTGTCAGCTCAAGAGTCAACATCCAGCAAAAATTACAggaaaagaaacaaaaacaactGGCCGAGTTGAAAATTATTGAAGAGGAGATCAAGCAGGGTAAACTTGGTGGGCCAGGAACTGGAACGCTAAGTTCGGGTGACGATACTAAGGCAACATTACCACGTCAACCTATTCCAAGAGCGAAAAAACACATCGATATTGATCCGATGGATTGGCGACCCTCAAGTCCAGATATGGCTGAAATTTCCGTGGAGAAGTCATTCAATGATCTTAACTTGCTGCTGGCAGCTAATTTAGATGATGTAAATAATCTGAACAAATTTAATGCTAACTATGATCCTATATACAACAGTTTTGGGTTGAATGGAATTAATATTTCTGCGCTGGTGAGTATGAAGAATGCCGAAGCGCAACAGGCAGCCGCGAACAACAGAAACATGTCCCCGATATCGTCACAAATATCGGCAACTGAGAGTAATTCACTCACTCGTCAAGTTCACCCTCGAGCGAAAATCTTGCCGAACAATGTGCCAAGAAATCCATTCGCCGAAAACTATCGGGGAAATTTCGTTAGTTTATACGCTGATGCGGCTGCTAACAATAATAGACCTCCTTCGATAAGCCCCCGTACTACAGATGTTGCAGCAGCAAATCGTGCAGTTCTTTATGATAATCACAGTCGACTCTACATGGACGCCAACCATCCCCGTCAGATATCGGGAACCTACAGTAGTATGGAGAACACTGGAACTGAGAATCTCCCTTTCCCGTACAACGTTGTTCCGCCACCCCGCAGCAAACTGGATAGTCGAGCAACACCTACCATGCCAAACAACCCAAGTGCAACTAACACCGGTAGCAGTAGTGGCAATAATAATAGTAACAGCATTGGTAAGAATGTACCAGTAGCAGTTCCGCCAACCACGATCAACAATCTGAATAACACTAAGCGTCAGATGCAACGGGCTAAGACACCGGAGATACTCTTGTCACCACATTATTTGGAAAATTCACGAATTTACTACGACTGGGTGGCGCGAGAGGCGGCTAATTTTAGGTAAGAACGAAAACATGTGTTCTTTGATTAATgtagttatttttttattcaattcgtttatttgataaggcaggtttgcgttagcttaaaggtggcaattttgttttgttttacattttaaaagtAATGTAGTTATTCATCCTGTTATGCTGGGTTCATTACTTAAGGCATAGATGTCTCCAACCTAACGTTAATATAAAAGCGTTGTCTTATTGATAAAGCGAAACcgcgaaacgactttcgtaggCTTATTAAGAATCTGATTCACAAACGAATTGTTTGATAAGATATACGGAAGTATTTCcaatatttacgagcatcttTTGTAATATAAACGATTTTTTCCGAAAAATTCATAGTGTAATCATGCACAAAAATCGTATCGTTGAACGAATTTATTCGTTAATCTGCTACGGATAGGTTCATCGGTGAACACGAGCATTTTTGTGTAAACAGTTGGGTTCGCACATTTCACGATCTAAGAACATGGCGACTTGATGAACgataatttttgtaaatttgcaTATTCAGGGTACATTGCATAAACTTAATTATCGAAGACGGAACCATTTTTCGTCAATGAAACGAAATATTTCGTTATTTTACTAAAAGCTTGTGTATAGTACGAATATTTCGTCAGCCGCACGATTTCATTACTCTCATCGAACAAAATGTTTATGTGTAGCACAAATATTTCGTTAGTAGCACGATTTCGTCATTTGTGACGGCCCCTTGGTGATAATGAACAGACAGCCTATAAAAGGTTGAATTGATGACGTAGACGCTACCATTCGCCTTTAGAAACTGTAACACATACGAGCACAAaggcagttttcgttttgatgcatgctAGGACCTACCTATATAAGGACTTCGACGCATGACATAAGAGAGTGTCCCAGGTTATAGCCCAACTTCGGTTGTTGGTCACACTCCATTTTGGAAGTGTGCGTCCACGAAACTTTGCAGAGCGTCATATTTTAACGTAAGCCAGTTTTTGAGGGAACCGAAAACAACTATCTATATTTTCTGTGCTGAGCACAGTATTGAAAAATCAGCCTGAAATGGTTTTTCAAGTTTAGGTGATTGTTTATTTCCCATTAAAATTATCTAAAGATggtaactgaaaaaaaatcagaaaataaGTTTTATTGGTGTAGATTATCgtacaaaaatgatttttataaaatCCGAAGGAGAAAAACCATGTAAATCTCTTATTTGTTGGATATCCTATCTATGCTTTGATCTTAAGGCATTTCTTTCAAGACCACCTTGGCCTGCCTGTGTTGAAGTCATGAGGATTAAACTTGGATTATTTCTCAGGAAAATATTGTAGAAGACGTTTTGTCCAAAGAACATCTTATCCATCCGTCGACTCTATGGATAAGACTCACAATGTGCTAGAAGCTTGTGAGAACTAGGATATCTCATTGCTTGATGACCTTTACCATATATAATATTCGTCCAAGATATGTGGTTGATTGGCGCTTTCTATTGGAGAGTGAGAATAGATAAACCAATTTTTGTAATTCTTAATCCTTTTGTGATTCAGTATTCTGTTTGCATAAATATAATACAATAAACAATGCATTACTATATGAATTACTATATGGAATGTCTTTTGTTTTGTCGAAGAGAGATTCATCActctactaggtggattaagagcatttttatttttaagaaatcttcaaaaaaatttgaagCTATCGTAAAAGCGTATGAGGTTAGGTTAACAAAAAAGCTTTCAAAATATTGTATGCGCAAAAAGTGCCAAAATATGACACACTTACCTAGAGGTTCACCTATCCCTGTGGTTCATCTATACCCACTCTTCTCTACATATTCATATGCACGCTAGGGAGTATAGGGAAAGAGTCTAATAGTgtaaagccaaaaataccttattgagcagaccaatcgtgtgaagtaaataaacattactcatgcctgatgCGAAGAATATAAGTATTGAGGATTCATCAAAAAAGAAGAAAGTTCAATTTTCGTTCAAAATTATCTTGGTCAAatctccccaggccttggtctcctcgcagtggggagacttgaccaaaaaaaaaacgttcACAGAAAAACTTGTATACCTTTTGACAAAGTAAACTAAACATTTTGCAAAAGATCATAAACACACACAAGACCTTAGCACatcatatctcaatgacttttgaaggattgaaaacttttttttttgagatttatgcatgtttagctgaaaacctgatCAATTCTCTCCATGTTCCTCTACAAgccaatatcgtcgctttgttGCCGATCGGAATGATTTTCCTTTCCTTCTATCTAAAGAACTATTGGGAATCAGTCGAGGTATACTTGTTACCTATTTCGATGTTGGCGGTGAATGCAGTCTCTTCATTATACTA carries:
- the LOC131692060 gene encoding uncharacterized protein LOC131692060; translated protein: MAEFLPLCDVLFNVISLAGYFCDVVFDVVLGYALYERQKFTYFAAVIVIVSFSLVISQIVSVRWYLNKRKLRSSTTATTGPPSEGHDHSENSMEKKKKKSPDEVLTKTAKYSRYAVLALHATQLGVLWRYAKLFVPVDLRHVKHEVRDLCMLRLVHAFCEAAPMLLLQLYVLVNLQNENHLSTLKLKALASGHHLSTTALVQQTSIAEQQQKTFRDLNMVSATLSLFSVCWALASFSKNVRLQNVHRLVLTWLGVIFQFLWRLGTVISRVISLTVYASVYSHWVFLVIILHWISMFLWLISPKNVFHGERISRLKKAMLGGLIAFVYIFAYINLQEVRHRQKMLTFYVVMFMENCLLVCLWMVGIWPNRPEGWYMIPILVLCSFGVGLFFMVVYYRYFHVRRLGYEAGGRVPCSGRTNKCNHDACRCQESSQQLETGKSMGGCGNQKYPHVIPGVFNCRFSNPVNAATKRKKKKPTTFVPPPNFAIQTNNTEHEAPIGPMAIPFWRRPLPRSHTGGSSENDGSSVSSRVNIQQKLQEKKQKQLAELKIIEEEIKQGKLGGPGTGTLSSGDDTKATLPRQPIPRAKKHIDIDPMDWRPSSPDMAEISVEKSFNDLNLLLAANLDDVNNLNKFNANYDPIYNSFGLNGINISALVSMKNAEAQQAAANNRNMSPISSQISATESNSLTRQVHPRAKILPNNVPRNPFAENYRGNFVSLYADAAANNNRPPSISPRTTDVAAANRAVLYDNHSRLYMDANHPRQISGTYSSMENTGTENLPFPYNVVPPPRSKLDSRATPTMPNNPSATNTGSSSGNNNSNSIGKNVPVAVPPTTINNLNNTKRQMQRAKTPEILLSPHYLENSRIYYDWVAREAANFRIQETDRNESVVSSGDENLDHNAADNGHNPNRIPSDIDSQVSLPRSYTLPREFKYYRRNKGRKVIKNEHFIASTNSSDGDVDSGDDNESEHHSNNSNTNSQQRLKNATPCSNLGAPPRLNNLNKNSAAMHYAQNISPNATMLVSGGSSAIISAPNSRQTLNATPQSMHMVNGYGNNLMASSSKQVHSLDLINGVDNVVGVANPNGPAVSYNSRPMRLRMYGAKNGMVRHETKL